Genomic segment of Deltaproteobacteria bacterium:
GTCAGTCGTGAAATTACATAAGCAACAACAAACATGACGCCAAATGTTGCCAGAAAGCGGATATCACTTACGGCAAACGTAAAAAAGGGGGGCACAAAAAAGAAGTCGAAGGCGGCTACGCTCAGCAAGGTGGCAACTAGAGCGGGCCAGCGACTGGTACGCGTCGAGGTGACGACAATGCCCAGGAGATAGATCATTGCCACATCCGTCCTGTCTAGGTAGGGAAAGGTCAGACGCGCCACGACAGTGCTTAATGCAACGGCTCCAATACTCCAGTACCACTCTCGAGATTTGATTTTAGGCGATGAGGTCCTAGTATCCGGCTTAATGGAGTTTTCCGCTGCGTCTCCCGTGATCACATAGATATCTATGCTGCCGCTTCCCCTGATGATTTCGTCCAGCGGCGATCCAAAGAGCCTGTCCTTCCAGCGCGGGTGCATCGGCTTGCCAACAATGATCTTGGTGACATTACGCTGTCTGGCATAGCTAAGCAGCTCTTCGCTTACCTTTTGTCCCGTAAGCGTTGCGGTTTTCGCTCCCAGGTTTTCTGCCAGCCTCATATGGTCAGCCAGCAACTTAAGGTCGTGGTCCGACGGTTTGATCTGGGCAGGTGCTTCTACATGTACGGCAATCCACTCGGCTCGCAGGCCGGCGGCCATCCTGCGGGCCGCGCGAATGAGGCGAATTGAACGGGGGTTGGGGCTGATGCAGACGAGAATTCGCTCCGATGCCGGCCATATTTCTTGAACGCCTTTATCGCGCCGGTAGCATACCATCTGCTCTTCCACCCGCTCGGCGGTGCTCCTCAGGGCCAGCTCTCTCAAAGCGATCAGGTTGCCCTTGCGGAAAAAATTTTCGCTCGCCCTTTCCACCTGGTCGGGGATATAGACCTTGCCTTCTTTTAGACGTTGCAACAGATCCTCCGGCGGCAAGTCAATCAGCTCTATTTCGTCCGCCCGGTACAGGAAGGAGTCAGGGAATGTTTCCCGGACGACAACACCGGTAATTTGTTGTACAATGTCGTTAAGGCTCTCCAAGTGCTGCACATTGACTGTAGTGTAAACCGAAATACCCGTAGCAAGTAGCTCTTGGACATCCTGCCAGCGTTTCTTGTGCCTGGATCCGGGCACATTCGTGTGGGCTAATTCGTCAACGACAATCAGTGAGGGATTGCGGAGCAGGGCGGCATCGAGGTCAAACTCCCGAATTTCCCTGCCTCGATAGGAATGCATCCGACAAGGCAAGATTTCGAGACCCTCAAGAAAAGCCGCTGTCTCCTTTCTGCCATGGCTCTCCGCAATCCCGACAACGATATCAACGCCTTCTTCGCGTTGTTTCTGCGCGGCCGCCAACATCGCGTACGTCTTGCCCACTCCCGGTGCGGCGCCGAAGAATATCTTCAGTTTACCCTGGCTTAGACGCTCCTCCTCGGCCATCGCCTGGTCAAGGAGTTCGTCGGGATCGGGTCGTTTCGGTTCCATGTTGTCTCTATTCTGAAAGAATTACGTGTATATTGACCACGGTGCATTGTAACAAATTCAGCGCAGGGTATCCAGTGCCATATTTAACCGCAGAACATGCACCGTGGATTCACCTAATATTCCAAACTGTCTGTCCTCGATGTGTGCTCTGACAAGTGCTGCGACCTCCTTTTCACGGATACCACGTACCCTGGCCACGCGCGATACCTGGTATAGCGCGGCTGCCGGACTGATGTGCGGATCAAGTCCACTTCCGGAAGATGTTACGAGATCTGCCGGTATTGGCAGCAGATTATGGGGATCGGCAGCGCACAGAATAGCAATCCGTTTGAGCACGACCGTCTTCAGGTCAGGATTTGAAGGACCTAAATTCGAGCCTGTGGATGAAATCCCATTGTAAGGCACAGGCGTCGTTGCCGAAGGCCGTCCCCAGAAATACCTGAATTCCTCAAACGATTGACCGACAAGTTCCGAGGCGATTTTTTGTCCGTTCTTCTCAATAAGACTACCGTTTGCCTGACGTGAGAAGAGCACTTGCGCCACTCCCGTAACTGCAAGGGGATAAATGAGTCCCGTGAGCAGGCTTAGGACAAGAAGAAGTATAACCGCTGAGCGTATCTGTTGCCACATAGTCATTCCTTTTACGTCAAATGAAAAAATGCCAGGAGCATATCTATGGCCTTGATTCCGACAAAGGGGACGATCAGCCCGCCAACGCCATAGATAAGCAGATTGCGGCGGAGAATCCTGGCGGCACTCATCGGTCGGAACCTAACGCCGCGTAGAGCGAGGGGAATCAGGGCCACTATGATCAGGGCATTGAAGATGACCGCCGATAGGATAGCGCTTTGTGGTGTTGAAAGGGCCATGATATTCAGAACCGCCAAACCTGGATATATTCCCAAAAAGGCTGCCGGCAAGATGGCAAAGTATTTGGCCACGTCGTTGGCAATACTGAAGGTGGTGAGCGTACCCCGAGTCATGAGGAGTTGCTTGCCGATCTCAACGATCTCGATCAGTTTTGTGGGGTTGGAGTCAAGGTCAATGAGATTTCCGGCTTCCTTCGCCGCCTGCGTCCCCGTATTCATGGCTACGGCCACATCTGCCTGCGCCAACGCCGGCGCATCATTCGTTCCGTCGCCCGTCATCGCCACAAGATGTCCTTGAGCTTGATAGGTGCGTATCAGATTCAACTTCGCCTCCGGCAGCGCCTGGGCCAGGAAGTCGTCCACACCCGCTTCGGCGGCTACAGCGGCTGCCGTCAGCGGGTTATCACCGGTGATCATGACCGTGCGAATACCCATCCGGCGCAATTCCCCGAAGCGTTCGCGAATGCCGCCCTTCACCACATCGCTCAAGCGCACTACGCCCAAAACCTGCGAATCTTCCACAACAACAAGGGGGGTGCCGCCTCGTATCGCTATGTCTTCGACTATTGAGGTAACCTCATCAGGGTAATAGCCACCCCGATCTTTTAGGTAAGATTCTATCGCCTCGGCAGCTCCTTTGCGAATCTCCCGGTTGCCAAGATCGACACCGCTCATACGGCTCTTGGCCGTAAAGGGAATAAAATGAGCACCCAGTGTTTTAATATCCCGTTCGCGGATACCGTGGGATTTCTTGGATAGGATGACAATGCTGCGCCCCTCCGGTGTTTCATCGGCAAGCGAGGCAAGCTGGGCCGCATCAGCCAGTTTCTGAACGGATATTCCCGGCACTGGCAGAAATTCAGTTGCCTCGCGATTTCCTAATGTTATGGTGCCCGTTTTGTCGAGGAGCAGGACGTCTACATCGCCGGCTGCTTCTACGGCTTTACCGGACATGGCGATGACATTTGCCTGGATCATACGGTCCATTCCGGCGATGCCAATAGCAGAAAGAAGGCCACCGATGGTGGTAGGGATGAGGCATACCAGCAGGGCCACAATGACCGTCATGGTCGCCGGCGAACCCTGTCCTGTGGCCCTAACGCTGTAGATCGAGAAAGGGATCAGGGTTACCGTAGCAAGGAGAAAAATGAGTGTGAGACCGGCGAGTAGAATGCCGAGGGCGATTTCGTTGGGCGTTTTTTGACGTTTGGCCCCCTCCACCATGCTAATCATTTTATCGAGGAACGTTTCCCCAGGATTTGCCGTAATGCGGATGATCAGGGAGTCCGAAAGCACTCTTGTTCCACCCGTGACGGCACTTCTGTCTCCACCACTTTCCCTTATTACCGGAGCACTTTCACCCGTAATGGCGCTTTCGTCTACTGAGGCCACACCCACGACGACCTCTCCGTCTCCGGGAATGGTCTCACCCGCTTCAGCAAGCACCAGGTCCCCTTTTTTGAGCAGCGAACCAGGAACGATTTCTGCTTCAGCATGCCAATCAGCTCTGGAAAGACGCTTTGCCGTCACGTCGCGCCGCGAACCTTTCAGCGACCTGGCCTGTGCCTTCCCTCTTCCTTCTGCCATGGCTTCGGCAAAGTTGGCAAAAAGGACGGTAAACCATAACCAGAGGCTCACGCTGAGAATAAAGGACGCTCGTTCCTCTCCCTGTCCAAAGAGCGATAGAATGAAAAGAATTGTGGTAAAGATGCAGCCGATCTCCACAACGAACATTACTGGATTCTTGATAAGATGAAGGGGATTGAGTTTTAGAAAGGCATCGCAGATAGCCGGCCAGATAAACTTCTTGTCAAAGAGAGAAAATCCTTTTGTTTCCATGTTCCAAATCCTCTATTTTTTATGGAGTCCAGGAAAAATATTCGGCAATCGGTCCCAAAGCAAGGGCGGGAATAAACGTGAGTGCCCCAACAAGAATAATTACGACCAAGAGAAAGAAAACGAATAGCGGCGTATGGGTGGGCAAGGTGCCGGCGCCAACGGGTACATGTCTCTTACGGGCCAGTGATCCTGCTGTTGCCAGCACAGGTATGATAAGCCAGAATCGCCCGATGAGCATGACCATGCCAAGCGCTATATTATAAAAAAGTGTGTTGGCGTTCAATCCGGCAAAGGCGCTGCCGTTATTGTTTGCCGCAGAGGAAAAGGCGTAGAGCACCTCGGAGAATCCATGCGGGCCGGTGTTCGATATTCCGGACAAACCTACCTTTGTCACCACGGCAACGGCTGTACCGACAAGAATAAGGACCGCTGGAATGAGAATAACGAGGGATGCCATCTTTATCTCGTAAGCTTCAATCTTCTTGCCGAGATATTCCGGTGTCCGTCCCACCATAAGTCCCGCCACGAAAACGGTGATGATAACAAACATCAGCATCCCGTACAGGCCCGAGCCGACACCTCCGAAAATAATTTCACCAAGCTGTATTAGCCAGAGAGGAGCCAATCCACCCAGAGGCGTAAATGAATCGTGCATCCCATTGACAGATCCATTGGAGGCGGCCGTCGTGACGACCGCCCAGAGAGCGGAATTCACGATGCCGAATCGCACCTCCTTGCCTTACATGTTGCCGCCGGATTGCAGTTCCCCCGCATTCTGATCTATGTTCATACCGTACAGCGACACATTACCCGTCTGCTCACTGGATAGACAAAGGCCGAGAAGCGGCAAGAGAATTAATATCATAGTAGCCAGCAGCGCCCACCCTTGCTTCCTGTCCCCCACCATCTTGCCAAAGGTAAAACAAAGGGCCGCCGGGATTAGCAAAATTGCCAGCATCTCCAGAAAATTGGACAGCGGTGTCGGATTTTCCAGCGGATGCGATGAGTTAGCGTTAAAAAAGCCGCCGCCGTTAGTCCCCAGCTGCTTGATAGCCACCTGACTGGCGGCGGGCCCCAAGGCGATCCTCTGTTCAGTTACAATATTACTCTTTTCATCCCTTGTCTGTTCCATGAGCGGCACCCTGACGGAACCGTCCAACGTTTGCACGACGCCCTGCGATACGAGGATGAGAGCCATGAATAATGACAACGGCAGGAGGATATAGACCACTGATCTGGTCAAGTCCACCCAGATGTTTCCGATGGTCTGTGCAGAGGTTCTCTTAAGGCCACGGATGAGCGCGACAAGAACGGCCATGCCCGTTCCCGCGGAAACAAAATTTTGGGCGGTAAGGCCCATCATCTGCGTGAAAAAACTCATCGTTGCTTCGCCGCCATAAGCCTGCCAATTCGTATTGGTCACAAAACTTATGGCGGTATTGAAGGCGAGATCGGGAGCAACGGCAGACATGCCCTGCGGATTGAGTGGTAACATTCCCTGGAATCGCTGCAATAAATAAACGGCCAGGCATCCTGCCAGATTGAAAATGAGCAGGCCCCCGGCATAGGTCTTCCAGGACATTTCCCGGTCCGGATCAATGCCACAGCATCGGTAGATCAACCTTTCGAGTGGACCGGCAAATTTGGTTAGAAAAAAAGGTTCGCCTGAGTAGATCTTGGCCATGTAGTGCCCAAGTGGTATTGCCGCTGCAAGAAGGATGATAAAATACAGCGCAACTTGAAGAAATCCCTGGGCGTTCATGAGAATAACTCCGGTCTGAGCAGGGCCGTAAAGAGATAAACGACAAGTCCGATGACAATAATCAAGCCGATAACGTAGAGTGCTGTCATGGTAAATTACCTCAAAATATTATCAGAATCCCTGATAAGCAACCATAGCCTTATTTGCCCGTTTTCCCTGCCTGCACCGGCCAGTCTTCATTATATTCAATGAGAAAATGAAATATTAAAATATACCCGGCAACTTTAACATGTTATATACCATCACCCCGATCGACAAGCGATCCAGCCAGGAAGACATGGCCATCCTCTTTACGGAACCGATGAGTTGTCCGGAGGATGCACTGGCGCTTACACATGCCAATAGTTTTTCTTTTGCGGGTACCGAGCTATTGCCCATCGTTGTTACCCCCTATTTAGTTTTATGATAACAGTTAGTATGTAAAGATAATGTTAAGATCAACGATAGGGACATAAAAATTTTGTAAAGAATCATGCCGAACAATTCAGATGAAAATGTTATTTTTGTTTTGCTATACTTGAGCGACCGGTAGCCCATGCTTTGAAAGAAAATGATTTATATGATCAAGATTGCGAGGGTAGGATTTCTTTTGATGACTCAGCCAGCTTGAAAGTTGATCAGGATCCCTGCCTATCAATTTTCCTAACTCACGTAAGCTCAACCCCTTGATCTTCTTAAAATAGGATAGCCTTCCCAGAACATCTCTTTGACAATCAAACGGTACATAACCTAAAAATCCTATAATCTTCGGCATATGTTTGATTTCCGGTTCATGGCCACTACCTTCCCAATTGTAAACAGTACACTCTGAAACCCCGATCATGTCAGCCACATCCTTTTGGAAAAGCTTTCTATCCATCCTATGCTTTCGAATATGTTCACCAATTTTTTTGGGGCCGGATATCCAGGGTCTGAAACTATTTGACCGGTCTTTTTATAGCTGTTACTTCGGGCACCGTAAATATCAAAGCCCACAAACCCTTTGTGACCCGCAGCTTCGATATCCTCTTAATGAGATCGTATAGTTAACTTTGATTCAAAACAGCCGTCCGTAACCAGGACGTGGCAGTGGGGATTGATTGGGGGCATCTCATTTTTCTTACCGTTTCCAGGCAAGGTTCTTTTCGAGCCATCGGGAAAGACTGGTGAAGGCAAAGCAGATAATAAAATAGATGACGGCGATGAAAAAGAATATCTCGGTAGGATAATTGATCGTCCGGTTGTTAATCTGAGTCGCCACGTGCGTCAATTCGGAAACGCCCACGATAAAGGCCAGGGATGTATCCTTGATCATGGAAACAAACTGATTCACGAAGGAGGGGATCATATTGCGCAGCCCCTGCGGCAGCACGATATAGACCATCGCCTGCCAGGGGTGAAGTCCCGTTGAAAGCGCCGCCTCGGTTTGCTCACGGGGGATACTTTCCACGCCCGCCTTGACGATCTGCGACATATAGGCCGAGGTAAAGAGCGTCAGCGCCATAATGACCGTCCAGCTTTCATTGACGGTATGTCCCAGCAATGCCGGAAGCAGAAAATACATCCAGAATATTACCATTAATAGCGGCATGCCACGAATAATATTAACGATTGTCAGGGAACTATATTTTAGCGCCCGACTATGCGATACACTCATCAGACCAAGCAGCAACCCGCCCAAAAAAGAGAGGAGGCACGCTACCACCGCGAGATACAGGGTAAGGGCAATCCCACCCAGAGGACCATGGGGATACCGTCCGATGAAAAAGTAGGTTAAATTCGTTCCAATAACGGTAAAATCAAAGCCTGTCGGCATATCAGTGAGCCTTCATGGGAGCGAGGAATTTCCTGTTGTAGAGGGTTACCAAACTCGTAATGACCACGGAAAGGACTACGTACACAAGCGTTGCCGCCGTAAATGCTTCAAATCCCTTAAAGGTGTAACTCTCTACCTGGCGTGCCTGGTAGGTAAGCTCCGCAACGCCGATCGTCATTGCCAGGGAAGAGTTCTTGTTCAGGTTGAGAAACTGGTTTATGAGCGGCGGAATGGTTAATCGCACCGCCTGGGGCAAGATGATATACTGCATGGAGCGCAGATACGAAAAGCCGGAGCTTTGCGCCGCCTCCATTTGCTCCTTGGGAATGGAGCGAATGCCGGAGCGAATATCCTCGGCAATAAATGCGGAGGTGTATATGGTTAAAGCAATGACTGCCGCGGAAAATTCAAAATTCAGCGTATTCATCCAGTTGTTCACGGCATCCGGCAATATCTTGTAGGAGCCGAAGTACCAGAAAAATATCTGAACCAGAAGCGGCGTGTTCCGGAAAAATTCCAGATAGCCGTACGCGAACCAGCGGACCGGCCTCACACTGCTCATCCGCATCACCGCAATGAGCAGCCCCAACAAAAAGGAAAAAAAGATGGATATCAGCGAAAGCTGAATCGTGATGTTGAGGCCGGAAACCAGCCACTCAAAATATTTTCCGGAGGTAACTACAGACCAATCGAAGTTATATTTCAGCACGGAACTTTAACTTTGCTCCTCTTCGCCAGCTATTTTAAGAGCAACATCGGGACGAACCGAAGGCCTCAGGGAAACGGGGCGCCCTCAAAGAGGATCACCCCCGGTTTCCCCGTTGCGGATCTACTTCTCCGTTATCCTGTTGCCTTCTGTTATCTTGAAGCTTCCCCTCTTTAGGGCTATAGTAGCGCCGGGACCAAACCACTTATCAAAAATCTTCCTTGCCTCACCGCTTTTCTCCATCTCCAGGAGCGTTTTGTTGACAAAATCAACAAAATTTTTGTCACCCTTGCGCATGCCGAGACCGTATGGCTCGTCTGAAATCTGTATATCCGGTATTTCATACTGATCCTTATTCGGCGCATTGCCCAGCAGGTTTGCCAGAATTGATTCATCGGTGGTCGCAGCAAAAACCTTGCCCTGCTGGAGCGCCAGTAATGCCTGCGGGTAGTCATCAAAGGAGAGGATCGTTGCCTTGGGCAATGCCTTGGACGCATTCTGTTCCGACGTTGATCCCTTTGCGGTTCCGATCCGTTTCCCGTTAAGGTCGGCCAGACTCTTCACCGTTCCCTTTTTTACAATAAATTTCTGCCCCGTAAAAAAGTACGTCAAGCTGAAATCAATCTGCTTGGCCCGTTCAGGGGTGGCCGTCATCGTTGCGGCAATAATGTCAATATTGCCCTCGACCAACTGCGGCATCCGGCTGGCCGAGGTCACCGGTTTCAGTTCAAGCTTCACGCCCAGTTTGTTTGCTATTGCCGCGACAAAATCCACATCATAGCCGATAATCTGACGCGTCTTTTCATCCACGAAGCCAAATCCCGGAGTGGAATCCTTCACTCCCGCCACAAGAACGCCCTTTTTCTTGACCATCTCCAGCGTGTCCGCCGCCAGTAAAGCCCCGCACAGACCGGCAACAATCACCAGAGACATCGCCATAATTGCAACTTTCCTCATATCAAATCCTCCTTAGCAAATTTTGTTGTTTCAGTGCATTGGCGACAGCACTTCCTGCAGGAACTGCTGCGCCCTCTCATGTTTAGGGTTGGTAAAGAATTCTGCCGGACGAGCCTCCTCAAGGATCGCACCGTAATCCATGAAGGCTACATTGTGAGCGACTTCCCTGGCAAATCCCATTTCGTGGGTAACGACGACCATGGTCATCCCCGACCGGGCAAGATCCTGCATGACGGCCAGCACCTCTCCAATCATCTCCGGATCAAGGGCAGAAGTGGGCTCATCAAAAAGCATTATCCTGGGTTTCATGGCAAGGGCACGCGCTATGGCTACCCGCTGCTGCTGACCGCCCGATAACTGTGAAGGGTAAGAATGCACCTTGTCGGCAAGGCCAACCCTTTCCAGGAGGGCCATTGCCTGGTCTTCCGCCGCTTTTTTCCCCGTCTTGCGAATCTTGATGGGGGCAAGCGTGATATTCTTCAAAACGGAGAGATGGGGGTAAAGGTTAAACTGCTGAAAAACGAATCCTATCTCGGCCCGCAGCTTGTTAATATTTGTCTTGGCATCGGACAGGTCCATTCCATCAACGATAAGCGTCCCCTGATCTATAGGCTCAAGCCTGTTTATGGTCCTGATCAAGGTTGATTTTCCGGAACCCGAGGGGCCGCACACTACCAGCACTTCCCCCGGCTCAACGTGCAGGTCCACCCCATTCAGGACATGGAGCTTCGTAAACCATTTGTGAACTCCTTGAAATGTGATCATGCATGACCTCATAAAGGCTCTTTCCAATGATAAAACCGGCGCCAGCAGGATGCAGATATACGACGCACGGAGCTTATACCCTCATTCATCAGAAATAATCAATAGGGATTTGATATTCTTTTTCTCAGGCCTGCAAGTTCGCTCAGCCGTAATAATTGGGTAGAGCCACTCATTTCATACCTTCTTCCCCTGTTCCCGATAGCCAAGAATAATTAGTGGTTGTCCCCAATTATCCCACAGAAGTCTTGATAGAAGGATGATTTAGTGCTAATAAATGCACCGCTCCTCTGTCATGAGTGGCCAGAGGATGGTAAACATCTATTTTAAAGGGGGAATAGCCATGGAAATTAGAATTATCACGGCGGCGCCGGACAAAAAAAAGCCTAAACCGACTGATGAGACAAAACTGGGCTTTGGGAAAATATTCACTGATCACTTCTTCACGATGCCTTATAGCGGCGGCGCCTGGCACGATCCCGTCATCGAACCGTACCGCCCCCTTTCCCTGGCTCCGACTGCCCTGTGTCTGCATTATGCCCAGGAAATCTTTGAAGGTATGAAGGCTTACCGGGGACAGGAGGACGCCATCGCCCTCTTTCGGCCGGCCGAAAACGCAAAGCGGATGAATATGTCGGCCAGGAGGATGTGCATGCCCGAAATTGACCCCGATCTGTTCCTGGCGGCGGTTAAAAAATTAGTGCTGCTGGAAAAGGATTGGATCCCCCGGAGCGAGGGCGCCTCGCTTTACATCCGCCCGACCATGATCGCCACCGAAGCTGCTCTGGGCGTGCATGCCTCCAGTGAATATCTCTTTTTTATTGTTGTCGGACCAGTGGGCGCCTATTACCCGGAGGGTTTTGGTCCCACCAAAATTTACGTCAGCGAAGAATACGTGCGGTCGGTGCGCGGGGCAACGGGATCATGCAAGGCGGCGGGCAACTATGCCGCCAGTCTTTACGCGAGCCGGATCGCCGGTGAAATGGGTTATACCCAGGTGCTGTGGCTGGACGCCCTCGAGCGAAAATATGTGGAAGAAGTGGGCACCAGCAACGCCTTTTTTGTGATTGACGACGAACTGATCACGCCACCCCTGACGGGAGGGGCGATCCTGCCCGGCATTACGCGCGATTCCGTCCTCCAGTTGGCCAGAAGCTGGGGCCTTACGGTTTCCGAACGGCCGCTGGCCATGGACGAGATCCTGGCCGAAGCTGCCCGGGGGCGCCTGCAGGAGGCATTTGCCTCCGGGACGGCGGCCATCGTTTCCCCCATCGGCCATTTCTTCTACAAGGGGCGGGAGCATGTGGTCAATGGCGGCCAGGCCGGCCCGCTGACGGAAAAATTATACAAGGCCCTCCTCGGAATTCAGTATGGCAAAACGGCCGATCCCTTCGGGTGGCGGCTGAAAATATCCTAATAAAGATGAGGCATTCCGTGGTTGGAGCTGATCGTTTATTGCCGTTGGTAGTTGTCCTAGTCGTGGGGGCCCTTTTCTTCACCCTGCCGCAATCAGGGATGGCCCTTTCCCTGGACGAAGTTGTTGCCAACGCTCAGAATGTTTACGAAAATACCGCTGATCTCAAGGCTAATTTTCTCCAGGAACTCACCATGAAGTCCCTCCGTAAAACGAATCGGGAAGAGGGGATTTTTTACTTCAAAAAACCCCGGCAGATGGTCTGGGATTACACCCTGCCCAAAGCGAAAAAAATGGTGGTTAATGCGAAAACGGTGTGGCTTTATATCCCCGCCGACGGCGTTGTTTATGTGCAGAATGCCGCAGAAGTTTTTAAAACACAGGCGATTGTCCGCTTTCTGTCCGGTTGGGGCAAATTGGCGGATGATTTCCATATCACCTTCGCCAGAACCGACGCCCGCACCGATGATGCTGACAAGGACGGCGATTACCAGCTCAAGCTCGTTCCTCACGAACGCGATTTTGGGGTCGCGGAACTTTTTCTCACCTTGGACAAGCAATTTCAAATTTCGAAGGTAAATTTTACCGATAGCTATGGCAATGCGACGCGCCTTGTTTTCCGCGGCATCAAGATCAATAACAATCTGCCGGAAAAGTTTTTCAGCTTCATCCCGCCGGCGGGGACGGAGGTCTATCGCAACCGCTGAATCTTTATTTTGACCAGTAGCGTCGTAACCCAAACGAGGTGTACAAGGAGCAGAGATGAATGACCTTTTGATAGATGACAGTTCCTGCCTTGATCCCCGGGAGGCCCTGGGATGGGAGTGGTTGGAGGTTAATGGCTCCGGCGGGTATGTCTCAAGCAGCGTCATGAATTGCCATACCCGTAAATATCATGGTCTTTTGGTGGCTAATCTTGCTCAACCCGCCGGCCGGCATGTCATGCTTTCCAAATTTGAGGATTCCGTCTGCCTCGGCGCAGAGGAACATTTTTTCTCCTGTCACCAGTATCCCAACTTTTTCTTCCCCCCGGTGCGGCATTGCCTGGGCAAATTCAGTCTCGGCCCGGCCCCCCAATTCACTTATCAGATAGCCGGACAAACAGGCGAAATTATTATTCGCAAGACCGTTATGCTCATGTCGGGCGAGAACTGCGTACTCATCAAGTATGATCTGGAAAATGCCCCGGACGATCTTGTGCTGCGTCTCAAGCCTTTTCTGGCCTGGCGGAATTTCCATGGGCTGGCCAAACAGAATGACCGCTTCGCTGCCGTCACGACGCCCATGAATAATGGCTTTGCTATCACACCCTATCCGGAGATGCCGACTTTATTCATCCGGACGAACGTCAGTTCCCAATTTTTGTCAGCTCCTGACTGGTATAACAATTTCGAGTATCCGGCGGAGCGGGAAAGGGGTTATGGCTGGCAGGAAGACCTTTTCATGCCGGGAGTGCTTTCGGTTGTCGTCCGGAACGGGCAGAGCGTCATCGTGGCCGCTGCGCTGCAGGAAAAGCCTCTGCAACTGCAAAAGAAATGGACATCCGAACTGCAAAGGCGTTCCCGCAATCAGGAGCAAGAGGAAGCTGTCGCCGCCGGTTTTCCGCCGGAAGATCGCGACCATGTCCGGCAACTCCTCCAGGCGGGGCGGCAATTCCTCATTACCAGCCCGGCCGGGCGTCCGGCCATCATCGCCGGCTATCACTGGTTTGGTTCCTGGGGTCGGGAC
This window contains:
- the kdpC gene encoding potassium-transporting ATPase subunit KdpC, giving the protein MWQQIRSAVILLLVLSLLTGLIYPLAVTGVAQVLFSRQANGSLIEKNGQKIASELVGQSFEEFRYFWGRPSATTPVPYNGISSTGSNLGPSNPDLKTVVLKRIAILCAADPHNLLPIPADLVTSSGSGLDPHISPAAALYQVSRVARVRGIREKEVAALVRAHIEDRQFGILGESTVHVLRLNMALDTLR
- a CDS encoding helix-turn-helix transcriptional regulator, which codes for MDRKLFQKDVADMIGVSECTVYNWEGSGHEPEIKHMPKIIGFLGYVPFDCQRDVLGRLSYFKKIKGLSLRELGKLIGRDPDQLSSWLSHQKKSYPRNLDHINHFLSKHGLPVAQV
- the kdpF gene encoding K(+)-transporting ATPase subunit F codes for the protein MTALYVIGLIIVIGLVVYLFTALLRPELFS
- the kdpB gene encoding potassium-transporting ATPase subunit KdpB produces the protein METKGFSLFDKKFIWPAICDAFLKLNPLHLIKNPVMFVVEIGCIFTTILFILSLFGQGEERASFILSVSLWLWFTVLFANFAEAMAEGRGKAQARSLKGSRRDVTAKRLSRADWHAEAEIVPGSLLKKGDLVLAEAGETIPGDGEVVVGVASVDESAITGESAPVIRESGGDRSAVTGGTRVLSDSLIIRITANPGETFLDKMISMVEGAKRQKTPNEIALGILLAGLTLIFLLATVTLIPFSIYSVRATGQGSPATMTVIVALLVCLIPTTIGGLLSAIGIAGMDRMIQANVIAMSGKAVEAAGDVDVLLLDKTGTITLGNREATEFLPVPGISVQKLADAAQLASLADETPEGRSIVILSKKSHGIRERDIKTLGAHFIPFTAKSRMSGVDLGNREIRKGAAEAIESYLKDRGGYYPDEVTSIVEDIAIRGGTPLVVVEDSQVLGVVRLSDVVKGGIRERFGELRRMGIRTVMITGDNPLTAAAVAAEAGVDDFLAQALPEAKLNLIRTYQAQGHLVAMTGDGTNDAPALAQADVAVAMNTGTQAAKEAGNLIDLDSNPTKLIEIVEIGKQLLMTRGTLTTFSIANDVAKYFAILPAAFLGIYPGLAVLNIMALSTPQSAILSAVIFNALIIVALIPLALRGVRFRPMSAARILRRNLLIYGVGGLIVPFVGIKAIDMLLAFFHLT
- a CDS encoding amino acid ABC transporter permease, with the translated sequence MPTGFDFTVIGTNLTYFFIGRYPHGPLGGIALTLYLAVVACLLSFLGGLLLGLMSVSHSRALKYSSLTIVNIIRGMPLLMVIFWMYFLLPALLGHTVNESWTVIMALTLFTSAYMSQIVKAGVESIPREQTEAALSTGLHPWQAMVYIVLPQGLRNMIPSFVNQFVSMIKDTSLAFIVGVSELTHVATQINNRTINYPTEIFFFIAVIYFIICFAFTSLSRWLEKNLAWKR
- a CDS encoding DUF4118 domain-containing protein codes for the protein MEPKRPDPDELLDQAMAEEERLSQGKLKIFFGAAPGVGKTYAMLAAAQKQREEGVDIVVGIAESHGRKETAAFLEGLEILPCRMHSYRGREIREFDLDAALLRNPSLIVVDELAHTNVPGSRHKKRWQDVQELLATGISVYTTVNVQHLESLNDIVQQITGVVVRETFPDSFLYRADEIELIDLPPEDLLQRLKEGKVYIPDQVERASENFFRKGNLIALRELALRSTAERVEEQMVCYRRDKGVQEIWPASERILVCISPNPRSIRLIRAARRMAAGLRAEWIAVHVEAPAQIKPSDHDLKLLADHMRLAENLGAKTATLTGQKVSEELLSYARQRNVTKIIVGKPMHPRWKDRLFGSPLDEIIRGSGSIDIYVITGDAAENSIKPDTRTSSPKIKSREWYWSIGAVALSTVVARLTFPYLDRTDVAMIYLLGIVVTSTRTSRWPALVATLLSVAAFDFFFVPPFFTFAVSDIRFLATFGVMFVVAYVISRLT
- a CDS encoding ABC transporter substrate-binding protein; protein product: MRKVAIMAMSLVIVAGLCGALLAADTLEMVKKKGVLVAGVKDSTPGFGFVDEKTRQIIGYDVDFVAAIANKLGVKLELKPVTSASRMPQLVEGNIDIIAATMTATPERAKQIDFSLTYFFTGQKFIVKKGTVKSLADLNGKRIGTAKGSTSEQNASKALPKATILSFDDYPQALLALQQGKVFAATTDESILANLLGNAPNKDQYEIPDIQISDEPYGLGMRKGDKNFVDFVNKTLLEMEKSGEARKIFDKWFGPGATIALKRGSFKITEGNRITEK
- a CDS encoding amino acid ABC transporter permease, with product MKYNFDWSVVTSGKYFEWLVSGLNITIQLSLISIFFSFLLGLLIAVMRMSSVRPVRWFAYGYLEFFRNTPLLVQIFFWYFGSYKILPDAVNNWMNTLNFEFSAAVIALTIYTSAFIAEDIRSGIRSIPKEQMEAAQSSGFSYLRSMQYIILPQAVRLTIPPLINQFLNLNKNSSLAMTIGVAELTYQARQVESYTFKGFEAFTAATLVYVVLSVVITSLVTLYNRKFLAPMKAH